In Hallerella succinigenes, the following are encoded in one genomic region:
- the mutL gene encoding DNA mismatch repair endonuclease MutL has protein sequence MENSRIHALPEEVINQIAAGEVVERPASVVKELMENALDAGASRIEVQISEGGKSSIMIRDNGCGMSEADLDMCYLPHTTSKLKTAEDLFHLATNGFRGEAVASIAAVSKLTITSREENAEEAHQVHLTGGTPDCKSTNASPRGTSFLVEDLFFNAPVRKTFLGSDTLEASRILDTVTRLAIANPNVRIDYKVNGRDVFTGIEGNDLRSRIAEALGAGTARVMIPVDYAEAGIRVSGFAVPPDALKNKRSKFYFYVQKRPIWNPVMTKAVTRAYEPYGSTHAPIAVLFLEMDDVAVDVNVHPNKREVRFANENDVFLAVHHAIRNAFQKPEEDHPTISLEEITAPSPMPRAAAPSMLAHHPEPLFTRKASAAEEENTQDLSPATIAKDPSAFAKSAPMPKPFPCPQPAKKTVREKPSKYRSDDPDDIIQDLFSLPENGNIIPLSPQNLRPPTRMDKSTPPQFFQLANTYLVCEDSEGLLLIDQNAAHQRILYEQALNSLGAQASLESQELLFPEIVEFSAAEASMIPSLLETFDQLGFHLELFGKNTYQLRGTPRDLQFSRSVESLRELVSAVFEGENPGNPSQETLAKAWAKSNAIQAGDKLSTEEMTQLMASLLTTQDPMSSPSGRPTLMRLPLSEIHKRFKR, from the coding sequence ATGGAAAATTCCCGCATTCATGCACTTCCCGAAGAAGTTATCAACCAAATCGCCGCTGGCGAAGTGGTGGAACGTCCTGCATCCGTTGTCAAAGAATTGATGGAAAACGCTTTAGACGCAGGAGCCTCACGCATTGAAGTGCAGATTTCGGAAGGAGGAAAATCCTCCATCATGATCCGTGACAACGGCTGCGGCATGTCGGAAGCCGATCTGGATATGTGCTATCTACCGCACACGACTTCCAAGTTAAAAACCGCAGAAGATCTTTTCCACTTGGCGACAAATGGGTTCCGCGGCGAAGCGGTCGCATCGATTGCCGCAGTTTCCAAACTGACTATCACAAGCCGTGAAGAAAACGCAGAAGAAGCGCACCAAGTACATTTAACCGGCGGCACGCCGGACTGTAAATCGACAAACGCTTCTCCCCGAGGCACGAGTTTTCTCGTTGAAGACCTGTTCTTTAACGCTCCCGTGCGCAAAACATTCCTCGGAAGCGATACCTTAGAAGCGTCGCGCATTCTCGACACGGTCACGCGCCTTGCCATAGCAAACCCGAACGTTCGCATCGATTACAAAGTCAACGGACGAGACGTTTTCACGGGTATTGAAGGAAACGATTTGCGCAGCCGTATCGCCGAAGCCTTGGGTGCGGGAACAGCCCGCGTCATGATCCCGGTCGATTACGCAGAAGCGGGCATTCGCGTTTCGGGATTCGCCGTTCCGCCGGACGCTTTAAAGAACAAACGAAGCAAGTTTTATTTTTATGTACAAAAGCGACCGATCTGGAATCCAGTGATGACAAAAGCCGTGACGCGGGCGTATGAGCCTTATGGTTCCACCCATGCGCCGATTGCCGTTCTTTTTTTAGAAATGGATGACGTCGCCGTCGACGTGAACGTGCACCCGAACAAGCGCGAAGTGCGATTTGCAAACGAAAACGATGTTTTCCTTGCCGTGCATCACGCGATCCGCAATGCGTTCCAAAAGCCGGAAGAAGATCATCCAACAATCAGTCTTGAAGAGATTACAGCTCCGAGCCCGATGCCAAGGGCCGCCGCCCCGAGCATGCTAGCGCACCACCCCGAGCCTCTCTTTACACGCAAAGCGTCTGCCGCAGAAGAAGAAAATACTCAAGATCTTTCTCCGGCGACAATTGCCAAAGATCCGTCGGCATTTGCAAAAAGCGCTCCGATGCCCAAGCCTTTCCCCTGCCCACAACCTGCGAAAAAAACGGTTCGGGAAAAGCCCTCGAAGTACCGGTCCGACGACCCCGACGACATCATCCAAGATCTTTTCTCTTTGCCGGAAAACGGCAACATTATTCCGCTCTCGCCGCAGAATCTGCGCCCGCCTACCCGCATGGATAAGTCGACCCCGCCCCAATTCTTTCAGCTGGCGAATACTTACCTTGTATGCGAAGATAGTGAAGGGCTTTTGCTGATCGATCAGAATGCGGCGCACCAGAGAATCCTTTACGAGCAGGCTTTGAATTCCTTAGGTGCGCAAGCATCTCTCGAAAGCCAGGAACTGCTCTTTCCAGAAATTGTGGAATTTTCGGCAGCGGAAGCGAGCATGATTCCGAGCCTGCTCGAAACCTTTGACCAGCTGGGCTTCCATTTGGAGCTTTTTGGCAAGAATACTTACCAACTTCGCGGTACGCCTCGCGATTTGCAGTTCTCCCGTTCCGTGGAATCACTCCGTGAGCTGGTTTCCGCTGTCTTTGAAGGCGAAAATCCGGGCAATCCGTCACAAGAAACGCTTGCCAAAGCTTGGGCAAAGAGCAACGCGATCCAAGCTGGAGATAAGCTTAGTACAGAAGAAATGACGCAACTCATGGCCTCGCTCCTGACAACCCAGGATCCGATGAGTTCGCCAAGTGGACGTCCTACCTTAATGCGGCTTCCTTTAAGCGAAATCCATAAGCGCTTCAAGCGCTAG